The Halobacterium sp. CBA1132 genome has a segment encoding these proteins:
- a CDS encoding RimK/LysX family protein has translation MDNSVSVGVLSLHNSKETKAILNAVEALGHTGVWLREDNLCVDIADNDSTLDPNVDVIANRLLLSKTEQPAELLGLALSLSQLRPMLNRPRNVLTAFHKFATATTMADGDVRLPDATLALDADRLNDEKAKYGDEVVYKTAIGTHGGGTWKIGADERVNPRVGDRYAFLQELVERDSDRHRDLRVYVVDGDIIATMRRYAPDNDWRTNVALGGSVEGVDDVPEEAAEMALTVADTVGLDYAGVDLVEGTDGWYLLEVNPTAGFKGLFEATGVSPAPYVAKLAIETAGGEVDDEAVAELAETLDDSMPDAVATEPQPAAEESATIGYTEDVLVSGTSGTERVVAKSDTGAARTSIDTRLAAEIGAGPIKSMTKVRSGSTKTGKSRPVVDIVVGVGGDRHTVAASLEDRGHMDYPLLLGRDILQEYQVDVKRRVDAPDEE, from the coding sequence ATGGACAACTCCGTTTCTGTCGGCGTGCTCAGCCTCCACAACAGCAAGGAGACGAAGGCGATACTGAACGCGGTGGAAGCGCTGGGTCACACGGGCGTCTGGCTGCGCGAGGACAACCTCTGCGTGGACATCGCGGACAACGACTCGACGCTCGACCCGAACGTCGACGTCATCGCGAACCGACTCCTCCTCTCGAAGACCGAACAGCCCGCCGAACTGCTGGGGCTCGCGCTGTCGCTGAGCCAGCTGCGACCGATGCTGAACCGCCCGCGGAACGTGCTCACGGCGTTCCACAAGTTCGCGACGGCGACCACGATGGCGGACGGCGACGTCCGACTCCCGGACGCCACGCTCGCGCTCGACGCCGACCGGCTGAACGACGAGAAAGCCAAGTACGGCGACGAGGTCGTCTACAAGACTGCCATCGGCACGCACGGCGGCGGCACGTGGAAAATCGGCGCGGACGAGCGCGTCAACCCCCGCGTCGGCGACCGGTACGCGTTCCTCCAGGAACTCGTCGAACGGGACAGCGACCGCCACCGCGACCTCCGCGTGTACGTCGTGGACGGCGACATTATCGCGACGATGCGGCGGTACGCGCCCGACAACGACTGGCGGACCAACGTCGCGCTCGGCGGCTCCGTCGAGGGCGTCGACGACGTGCCCGAGGAGGCCGCCGAGATGGCGCTGACGGTCGCCGACACGGTCGGCCTCGACTACGCGGGCGTCGACCTCGTGGAGGGCACCGACGGCTGGTACCTCCTCGAAGTGAACCCCACTGCGGGGTTCAAGGGGCTGTTCGAGGCGACCGGCGTCAGCCCCGCGCCCTACGTCGCCAAGCTCGCCATCGAGACGGCGGGCGGCGAAGTCGACGACGAGGCGGTCGCCGAACTCGCCGAGACGCTGGACGACTCGATGCCCGACGCTGTCGCGACCGAGCCCCAGCCCGCCGCCGAGGAGTCCGCGACCATCGGCTACACGGAGGACGTGTTGGTGTCCGGAACGAGCGGCACCGAGCGGGTCGTCGCGAAGTCCGACACGGGTGCCGCGCGCACCAGCATCGACACCCGGCTCGCCGCGGAAATCGGCGCCGGCCCCATCAAGTCGATGACGAAAGTGCGCTCCGGCAGCACGAAGACCGGGAAGTCGCGACCCGTCGTCGACATCGTCGTCGGCGTCGGTGGCGACCGCCACACCGTCGCGGCGTCGCTGGAGGACCGCGGCCACATGGACTACCCGCTGTTGCTCGGCCGGGACATCCTCCAAGAGTACCAGGTCGACGTCAAGCGCCGCGTCGACGCGCCCGACGAAGAGTAA
- a CDS encoding succinylglutamate desuccinylase/aspartoacylase family protein — translation MTDGAFTYDGGRVDPGERADIRYTISETYLGDPVRIPVSIVNGEQPGPTVFLSAASHGDELNGIEVVREVSHEWSHANLHGTLVCLPVLNVPGFVTQQRYLPVYDRDLNRSFPGDDTSTSAKRMADQIFRNFVEPCDFGLDFHTSTRGRTNMLHVRADMSDDDVVQLARSFGPNVIIDSDGSSGTLRREASEAGVPTITIEMGEAHRFQRGLIDRALDGVQSVLAGFDVFPTAAVDLPAWWTVVTSDQKTWIRADDGGLVDMHYERGDLVREGDTICSISNPFKTDVAAVEAPFTGLLVGKLENPVVYPGNPLVHLVELDAATQRAYERAASSRPSES, via the coding sequence ATGACTGACGGGGCGTTCACGTACGACGGCGGCCGGGTGGACCCGGGGGAGCGCGCGGACATCCGGTACACCATCAGCGAGACGTACCTCGGCGACCCCGTCCGCATCCCCGTCTCCATCGTGAACGGCGAGCAGCCCGGTCCGACCGTCTTCCTCTCGGCGGCCTCTCACGGCGACGAGCTCAACGGCATCGAAGTGGTTCGGGAGGTCTCCCACGAGTGGTCCCACGCGAACCTCCACGGGACGCTGGTCTGTCTGCCCGTATTGAACGTCCCGGGGTTCGTCACCCAGCAACGCTACCTCCCCGTCTACGACCGCGACCTCAACCGCTCGTTCCCCGGCGACGACACGTCCACGAGCGCCAAGCGGATGGCCGACCAGATTTTCCGGAACTTCGTTGAGCCGTGTGACTTCGGACTGGACTTCCACACGTCGACGCGCGGCCGAACGAATATGCTCCACGTTCGCGCGGACATGAGCGACGACGACGTGGTGCAACTCGCGCGCTCGTTCGGGCCGAACGTCATCATCGACAGCGATGGGTCGTCGGGAACGCTCCGCCGCGAGGCGAGCGAGGCAGGCGTCCCGACCATCACCATCGAGATGGGGGAAGCCCACCGGTTCCAAAGAGGACTCATCGACCGCGCGCTCGACGGCGTCCAGAGCGTGCTCGCGGGGTTCGACGTCTTCCCGACGGCGGCCGTCGACCTGCCGGCGTGGTGGACCGTCGTCACCAGCGACCAGAAGACGTGGATTCGCGCGGACGACGGCGGCCTCGTGGACATGCACTACGAGCGCGGTGACCTTGTCCGCGAGGGCGACACCATCTGCAGCATCTCGAACCCGTTCAAGACCGACGTCGCGGCCGTCGAGGCGCCGTTCACGGGGTTGCTCGTCGGGAAACTGGAGAATCCCGTCGTCTATCCGGGGAACCCGCTGGTCCACCTCGTGGAACTCGACGCGGCGACCCAGCGCGCCTACGAGCGAGCGGCGTCGTCCCGGCCGTCAGAGTCGTAG
- the sdhC gene encoding succinate dehydrogenase, cytochrome b556 subunit: MSQSYDRGLIEDFGRWREFTAGMWAWVFHKFTGWVLIGYLFTHIAVLSTSMQGAETFNSTIQGLESLALVRLLEVGLLAVAVFHILNGIRLLFVDLGVGLESQDKSFYASLVLTGVIVVASVPTFVSGAF, encoded by the coding sequence ATGAGTCAGTCGTACGACCGAGGCCTCATCGAGGACTTCGGCCGGTGGCGGGAGTTCACGGCCGGCATGTGGGCCTGGGTATTTCACAAGTTTACGGGGTGGGTGCTCATCGGCTACCTGTTCACCCACATCGCCGTCCTGAGCACGTCCATGCAGGGCGCCGAGACGTTCAACAGCACGATTCAGGGGCTGGAGAGCCTCGCGCTCGTCCGGTTGCTCGAAGTCGGCCTGCTGGCGGTCGCCGTCTTCCACATCCTGAACGGCATCCGCCTGCTGTTCGTCGACCTCGGCGTCGGCCTGGAATCGCAAGACAAGAGCTTCTACGCGTCGCTCGTGTTGACCGGCGTCATCGTCGTCGCGAGCGTGCCGACGTTCGTCTCGGGGGCATTCTAA
- a CDS encoding succinate dehydrogenase hydrophobic membrane anchor subunit: MAQRYSSFSSGSTAWLLQRITAAFLVVVLAFHFFNLHFVHHAYEIEFAGSQARMQNIGYFVTMILFLLTATFHGVNGVYNALVNQGIDGAQKRIAQVVLGAAALLLVVQGIRVANTLAGF, from the coding sequence ATGGCACAACGATACTCCTCGTTCAGTTCGGGTTCGACGGCGTGGCTACTGCAGCGCATCACGGCGGCGTTCCTCGTCGTCGTGTTGGCGTTCCACTTCTTCAACCTCCACTTCGTCCACCACGCCTACGAGATCGAGTTCGCGGGCAGTCAGGCGCGCATGCAGAACATCGGCTACTTCGTGACGATGATTCTGTTCCTGCTGACCGCGACGTTCCACGGCGTCAACGGCGTCTACAACGCGCTGGTCAACCAGGGCATCGACGGCGCTCAGAAGCGCATCGCACAGGTCGTCCTCGGCGCCGCGGCGCTGTTGCTCGTCGTGCAGGGGATTCGCGTCGCAAACACGCTCGCGGGATTCTAA
- a CDS encoding succinate dehydrogenase/fumarate reductase iron-sulfur subunit, giving the protein MSTQTPDTDSETEQPSSTSPQERRMAEKQARKEQRDADEAAAADEIQGETVELKVFRYDPEIEGKEEPRFDSFTVPFEKGMTVLDALIYARDEYDSSLTFRHSCRQAVCGSDAFFVNGSQRLGCQTQIADLEGPVRVEPLPHQEVVKDLVVEMDHFYDQMESVDPFFDPDETPDDELEEQRQDRENREKVKLSTRCIWCGACMSSCNIAAGDNKYLGPAAINKAYRFYMDEREGENKRQERLEIIEAEHGVWRCQTQFSCTNVCPKDIPLTEHIQELKREAVKQNLKFW; this is encoded by the coding sequence ATGAGTACGCAGACACCCGACACCGACTCGGAGACGGAACAGCCCTCGTCCACGTCGCCACAGGAGCGGCGGATGGCCGAGAAGCAAGCGCGCAAGGAGCAACGCGACGCCGACGAAGCGGCCGCCGCCGACGAGATTCAGGGCGAGACGGTCGAACTGAAGGTGTTCCGCTACGACCCCGAAATCGAGGGCAAAGAGGAGCCGCGGTTCGACTCCTTCACCGTGCCCTTCGAGAAGGGGATGACCGTCCTCGACGCGCTCATCTACGCGCGCGACGAGTACGACTCCAGTCTCACCTTCCGGCACTCCTGCCGGCAGGCGGTCTGTGGGTCGGACGCGTTCTTCGTCAACGGCAGCCAGCGACTCGGCTGTCAGACCCAGATCGCGGACCTCGAAGGTCCCGTCCGGGTCGAACCGCTCCCGCATCAGGAAGTCGTCAAGGACCTCGTCGTGGAGATGGACCACTTCTACGACCAGATGGAGTCCGTCGACCCGTTCTTCGACCCCGACGAGACGCCCGACGACGAACTCGAAGAGCAGCGACAGGACCGCGAGAACCGCGAGAAGGTCAAGCTCTCCACGCGGTGTATCTGGTGTGGCGCGTGCATGTCCTCGTGTAACATCGCCGCGGGCGACAACAAGTACCTCGGCCCGGCGGCCATCAACAAGGCCTACCGCTTCTACATGGACGAGCGCGAGGGCGAGAACAAGCGCCAAGAGCGCCTCGAAATCATCGAGGCCGAGCACGGCGTCTGGCGCTGTCAGACCCAGTTCTCGTGTACGAACGTCTGTCCGAAGGACATCCCGCTGACCGAGCACATCCAAGAGTTGAAGCGCGAGGCCGTCAAGCAGAACCTCAAATTCTGGTAA
- a CDS encoding FAD-binding protein — MYEHDVIVVGGGGAGLRAAIAADEQGADVAIVTKLHPVRSHTGAAEGGINAALQEGDSWQDHAYDTMKGSDYLGDAPAVDTFAQDAPEEVIQLEHWGMPFSREEDGTVSQRPFGGLSFPRTTYAGAETGHHMLHTLYEQVVKRGIEVYDEWYVSQVAVTDEDDPNERDCHGVVAWDVQSGEIAGFRANDGVILATGGLGQAFDHTTNAVANTGDGVAIAYRAGVPMEDMEMIQFHPTTLPSTGVLISEGVRGEGGILYNSEGERFMFEYGYATNDGELASRDVVARAELTEVQEGRGVDDEYVYLDMRHLGEERITDRLENILHLARDFEGVDGLEEPMPVKPGQHYAMGGIEVNEHGETCIDGLYAAGECACVSLHGGNRLGGNALPELLVFGARAGSHAAGADMPEPKIQTGPDPDAEREDIGVPVGEPGATEAAADGGAVENPDSDPKAVVETTAEEERERIETLLEREDGVNHADVRADLQESMTENVNVFREEGGLKQALRDIQDARERYQDVYVADKSRTFNTDLQHTIETRNLLDVAEAITMGALARDEFRGAHWRKEHQERKDDEYLKHTLVSWNDGQPELWYRPVILEGAEQTYEPKVRSY, encoded by the coding sequence ATGTACGAGCACGACGTAATCGTAGTCGGCGGCGGTGGCGCGGGACTACGCGCCGCAATCGCCGCAGACGAGCAAGGCGCAGACGTAGCGATTGTCACGAAACTCCACCCGGTGCGTTCGCACACGGGTGCCGCCGAGGGTGGCATCAACGCCGCCCTGCAGGAGGGCGACTCGTGGCAGGACCACGCGTACGACACGATGAAGGGGTCGGACTACCTCGGCGACGCCCCGGCAGTCGACACGTTCGCGCAGGACGCACCCGAGGAAGTCATCCAACTCGAACACTGGGGGATGCCGTTCTCCCGCGAGGAGGACGGCACGGTCAGCCAGCGGCCGTTCGGCGGCCTCTCGTTCCCGCGGACGACGTACGCGGGCGCCGAGACCGGCCACCACATGCTCCACACGCTGTACGAGCAAGTGGTCAAACGAGGCATCGAGGTGTACGACGAGTGGTACGTCAGCCAGGTCGCGGTCACCGACGAGGACGACCCCAACGAGCGCGACTGCCACGGCGTCGTCGCGTGGGACGTTCAGAGCGGCGAAATCGCGGGCTTCCGCGCCAACGACGGCGTGATTCTCGCAACGGGTGGTCTCGGGCAGGCGTTCGACCACACGACCAACGCCGTCGCCAACACTGGGGACGGCGTCGCCATCGCGTACCGCGCTGGCGTGCCGATGGAGGACATGGAGATGATTCAGTTCCACCCGACGACGCTCCCCTCGACTGGTGTGCTCATCAGCGAGGGCGTCCGCGGGGAGGGCGGCATCCTCTACAACTCCGAGGGCGAACGCTTCATGTTCGAGTACGGGTACGCGACCAACGACGGCGAACTCGCCTCCCGCGACGTCGTCGCGCGCGCCGAACTCACCGAAGTGCAGGAGGGGCGCGGCGTCGACGACGAGTACGTCTACCTCGACATGCGCCACCTCGGCGAGGAGCGCATCACCGACCGCTTGGAGAACATCCTCCACCTCGCGCGCGACTTCGAGGGCGTCGACGGCCTCGAGGAGCCGATGCCGGTCAAGCCAGGCCAGCACTACGCGATGGGCGGCATCGAGGTCAACGAGCACGGCGAGACGTGCATCGACGGCCTCTACGCCGCCGGCGAGTGCGCGTGCGTGAGCCTCCACGGCGGCAACCGCCTCGGCGGCAACGCGCTCCCCGAGCTGCTCGTGTTCGGTGCGCGCGCCGGCAGCCACGCAGCGGGCGCCGACATGCCCGAGCCGAAGATTCAGACCGGTCCCGACCCGGACGCCGAGCGCGAGGACATCGGCGTGCCCGTCGGCGAACCCGGCGCGACGGAGGCCGCCGCGGACGGCGGCGCCGTCGAGAACCCCGACAGCGACCCGAAGGCCGTCGTCGAGACGACCGCCGAGGAGGAGCGCGAGCGCATCGAGACGCTGCTCGAGCGCGAGGACGGCGTCAACCACGCCGACGTGCGCGCGGACCTCCAGGAGTCGATGACGGAGAACGTCAACGTGTTCCGGGAGGAAGGCGGCCTGAAGCAGGCGCTCCGTGACATTCAGGACGCCCGCGAGCGCTATCAGGACGTCTACGTCGCGGACAAGTCCCGGACGTTCAACACCGACCTCCAGCACACCATCGAGACGCGGAACCTGCTGGACGTCGCGGAAGCCATCACGATGGGCGCGCTCGCCCGCGACGAGTTCCGGGGCGCCCACTGGCGGAAAGAACACCAGGAACGCAAGGACGACGAGTACCTCAAGCACACGCTCGTCTCGTGGAACGACGGCCAGCCGGAACTCTGGTACCGGCCGGTCATCCTCGAAGGCGCCGAGCAGACCTACGAGCCGAAAGTCCGGTCGTACTGA
- a CDS encoding XapX domain-containing protein: MNVAFVAAATLTGLLVGVLFASLRIPIPAPPSLAGVMGIVGIWLGYRLVKHFGFGFDLLDALGV; the protein is encoded by the coding sequence ATGAACGTCGCTTTCGTCGCCGCCGCCACGCTGACTGGACTCCTCGTCGGCGTCCTGTTCGCGTCCCTCCGCATCCCGATTCCGGCGCCGCCGTCGCTGGCGGGCGTCATGGGCATCGTCGGCATCTGGCTCGGCTACCGACTCGTCAAACACTTCGGGTTCGGCTTCGACCTGCTGGACGCGCTCGGGGTGTAA
- a CDS encoding ferritin-like domain-containing protein yields the protein MTSEEVTRLLRKAYGDEIETVMNYMTNSIVLDGVRAEEIKESLQTDIQEELGHAEQLGERLKQLDEQPPASAEFEAHQHSLQPPKDTTDVLSVIDGVLDAEEDAIDTYRDLINAAEDADDPVTEDLAVTILADEEAHRTEFRGYRKEYRSD from the coding sequence ATGACGAGCGAAGAAGTCACGCGACTGCTACGGAAGGCGTACGGCGACGAAATCGAGACGGTCATGAACTACATGACGAACTCCATCGTTCTCGACGGCGTGCGCGCCGAGGAGATCAAGGAGTCCCTCCAGACGGACATCCAGGAGGAGCTGGGGCACGCCGAACAGCTCGGCGAACGCCTCAAACAGCTCGACGAACAGCCGCCCGCGTCCGCCGAATTCGAAGCCCACCAGCACTCCCTCCAGCCCCCGAAGGACACCACCGACGTCCTGTCGGTCATCGACGGCGTGCTCGACGCCGAGGAAGACGCCATCGACACGTACCGCGACCTCATCAACGCCGCCGAGGACGCCGACGACCCTGTCACGGAGGACCTCGCGGTGACGATTCTCGCCGACGAGGAAGCCCACCGCACGGAGTTCCGGGGCTACCGCAAGGAGTACCGCTCGGACTAA
- the purD gene encoding phosphoribosylamine--glycine ligase, with amino-acid sequence MTERVLLVGGGGREHAIADELADDCELYAAAGNRNPGIAEPADGFRELDTEDPDAVVDYALDVDATLAVVGPEGPLAAGVVDALDDEDVYAFGPKQADARIETDKTFQREFMADHDVPGQAGFETFDDPDAAADYVESVDHHVAVKPAGLTGGKGVRVTGDQVSKAEAAEYVRNAGHEQWVVEERLVGEEVTVQAFVANGDVRPTPVAHDHGRALEGDEGANTGGMGSYTGPDWTLPFVTADEYEACVDTLEAVVDGLPKYRGVLYGQFMLTSDGPKVVEFNARFGDPEALNTLPTMETPLIDVLTAARDDDPLPDPEFADVATVCKYVVPEGYPTDPEGGVRVTADASDLDDAKLFYASVDARDDGIYTTTSRSYAVVGFGSSIPDAEAEASAALGDLPEGLRVRRDIGTEELLQARIDHVNAVHDE; translated from the coding sequence ATGACCGAACGAGTCCTGCTGGTCGGCGGCGGCGGCCGCGAGCACGCCATCGCGGACGAACTTGCCGACGACTGCGAGCTGTACGCCGCCGCGGGCAACCGGAACCCGGGCATCGCCGAACCCGCCGACGGCTTCCGCGAACTCGACACCGAAGACCCCGACGCCGTCGTCGACTACGCGCTCGACGTGGACGCGACGCTGGCCGTCGTCGGCCCGGAGGGGCCGCTGGCCGCGGGCGTCGTGGACGCCCTCGACGACGAGGACGTCTACGCGTTCGGCCCGAAGCAGGCCGACGCGCGCATCGAGACGGACAAGACGTTCCAGCGGGAGTTCATGGCCGACCACGACGTGCCCGGGCAGGCCGGCTTCGAGACGTTCGACGACCCGGACGCGGCCGCCGACTACGTCGAGAGCGTCGACCACCACGTCGCGGTCAAGCCCGCCGGACTCACGGGCGGGAAGGGCGTCCGCGTCACCGGCGACCAAGTGTCGAAGGCCGAGGCCGCCGAGTACGTGCGCAACGCCGGCCACGAACAGTGGGTCGTCGAGGAGCGCCTCGTCGGCGAGGAAGTCACGGTGCAGGCGTTCGTCGCGAACGGCGACGTCCGCCCCACGCCGGTCGCCCACGACCACGGCCGCGCCCTGGAAGGCGACGAGGGCGCGAACACGGGCGGCATGGGTAGCTACACCGGCCCGGACTGGACGCTCCCGTTCGTGACGGCGGACGAGTACGAGGCCTGCGTCGACACGCTCGAAGCGGTCGTCGACGGCCTCCCGAAGTACCGCGGCGTCCTCTACGGCCAGTTCATGCTCACCAGCGACGGCCCGAAGGTCGTGGAGTTCAACGCGCGCTTCGGCGACCCGGAGGCGCTGAACACGCTCCCGACGATGGAGACGCCGCTCATAGACGTGCTCACGGCGGCCCGCGACGACGACCCGCTCCCGGACCCCGAGTTCGCGGACGTCGCGACCGTCTGCAAGTACGTCGTCCCCGAGGGCTACCCGACTGACCCCGAGGGCGGCGTGCGCGTCACCGCCGACGCTTCCGACCTCGACGACGCCAAGCTGTTCTACGCGAGCGTCGACGCGCGCGACGACGGCATCTACACGACGACCTCGCGGTCGTACGCCGTCGTCGGGTTCGGTTCCTCGATTCCCGACGCGGAAGCCGAGGCCAGCGCCGCGCTCGGCGACCTCCCCGAGGGGCTGCGCGTGCGCCGCGACATCGGCACGGAGGAACTCCTGCAGGCGCGCATCGATCACGTGAACGCCGTCCACGACGAGTAG
- a CDS encoding thioredoxin domain-containing protein, protein MTDPTARNRLDETASPYLRQHADNPVNWQPWDEQAFEAARERDVPIFLSIGYSACHWCHVMEEESFSDPEVAEVLNEHFVPIKVDREERPDVDSLYMTVCQAVRGGGGWPLSAFLTPEKEPFYVGTYFPKHAKGNQPGFLPLTERVSEEWSENREELEERADQWMSTARGELESLPDPIDAVGESPLLPAADDLLRAFDHDHGGFGRAPKFPQAGRVDALLRAHDRESAADTRYGDAAQHVLDSMADGGLFDHLGGGFHRYCTDADWTVPHFEKMLYDQAALADLYVDGYRLFGDQRYADVVEETLAFVDRELGHSDGGFYATLDARSAPPENPEGVRGEAAGSSGRDERTEERPDGDHEEGAFYVWTPGDVREAVSDYADEASADESEGFLADLFCARYGVDAAGNFEDGQTVLTVSASLSELAEEFERSEAEVASALDAAEERLRVAREDRPRPARDEKVLAGWNGLMASAYAEAGLALDDAYAERAADAIEYVRETLWDGERLSRRVIDGDVAGVGYAEDYAYLAAGALATYEATGDRDHLGFALDLADALLAECYDAETGALYETPESVEDVGVRSQDVADGPTPSPVGVAAEALLALDAFDPDAGYGDAAGAMLERYGGRAETTPTSHATLALAADTHANGLLEVTVAADALPEEWRESVGGAYLPHRLLSVRPPTEAGVEAWLDDLELSSAPPIWAQRGAVDGEPAAYVCRRACSPPVTTTGEITEWLAEFRVTADAS, encoded by the coding sequence ATGACCGACCCGACCGCGCGGAACCGGCTCGACGAGACCGCGAGCCCGTACCTCCGCCAGCACGCCGACAACCCCGTCAACTGGCAGCCGTGGGACGAGCAGGCGTTCGAGGCCGCGCGCGAGCGCGACGTCCCCATCTTCCTCTCCATCGGCTACTCGGCGTGCCACTGGTGCCACGTCATGGAGGAGGAGTCGTTCTCGGACCCGGAGGTCGCCGAGGTCCTGAACGAGCACTTCGTCCCCATCAAGGTCGACCGCGAGGAGCGCCCGGACGTCGACTCGCTGTACATGACTGTCTGTCAGGCCGTCCGCGGCGGCGGTGGCTGGCCGCTGTCGGCGTTCCTCACGCCCGAGAAGGAGCCGTTCTACGTGGGCACGTACTTCCCGAAGCACGCGAAGGGCAACCAACCCGGATTCCTCCCACTGACCGAGCGCGTCAGCGAGGAGTGGAGCGAGAACCGCGAGGAACTCGAAGAGCGCGCCGACCAGTGGATGAGCACAGCGCGCGGCGAACTCGAATCCCTCCCGGACCCAATCGACGCCGTCGGCGAGAGTCCGCTGCTCCCCGCCGCGGACGACCTGCTGCGGGCGTTCGACCACGACCACGGCGGGTTCGGGCGCGCACCGAAGTTCCCACAGGCCGGGCGCGTCGACGCGCTCCTGCGCGCGCACGATCGAGAGTCGGCAGCGGACACTCGGTACGGCGACGCGGCCCAGCACGTCCTCGACTCGATGGCCGACGGCGGCCTCTTCGACCACCTCGGCGGCGGCTTCCACCGCTACTGCACGGACGCCGACTGGACGGTCCCGCACTTCGAGAAGATGCTGTACGACCAAGCGGCGCTCGCGGACCTGTACGTCGACGGCTACCGGCTGTTCGGCGACCAGCGCTACGCCGACGTGGTCGAGGAGACGCTGGCGTTCGTGGACCGCGAACTCGGTCACTCCGACGGCGGCTTCTACGCGACGCTGGACGCCCGCAGCGCGCCGCCCGAGAACCCCGAGGGCGTCCGCGGCGAAGCCGCGGGCTCGTCCGGTCGTGACGAACGTACTGAGGAACGACCGGACGGCGACCACGAGGAGGGCGCGTTCTACGTGTGGACGCCCGGAGACGTCCGAGAAGCCGTGAGCGACTACGCCGACGAAGCGTCCGCCGACGAGTCCGAGGGCTTCCTCGCGGACCTCTTCTGCGCGCGCTACGGCGTCGACGCCGCGGGGAACTTCGAGGACGGGCAGACGGTGCTCACGGTGTCCGCGTCACTGTCCGAACTCGCGGAGGAGTTCGAACGCTCCGAGGCCGAGGTCGCGAGCGCGCTCGACGCCGCAGAGGAGCGCTTGCGCGTGGCTCGCGAGGACCGCCCGCGGCCCGCTCGGGACGAGAAGGTGCTGGCAGGCTGGAACGGCCTGATGGCGTCGGCGTACGCGGAGGCGGGGCTCGCGCTCGACGACGCGTACGCCGAGCGCGCGGCCGACGCAATCGAGTACGTCCGGGAGACGCTGTGGGACGGCGAGCGGCTCTCCCGGCGCGTCATCGACGGCGACGTCGCCGGCGTGGGCTACGCCGAGGACTACGCGTACCTCGCCGCGGGCGCGCTCGCGACCTACGAGGCGACCGGCGACCGCGACCACCTCGGATTCGCGCTCGACCTCGCGGACGCGCTGCTCGCGGAGTGCTACGACGCGGAGACGGGCGCGCTCTACGAGACGCCCGAGTCAGTCGAGGACGTGGGCGTGCGCTCGCAGGACGTGGCCGACGGCCCGACGCCGTCCCCGGTCGGCGTGGCCGCCGAAGCCCTGCTCGCGCTGGACGCCTTCGATCCCGACGCGGGCTACGGCGACGCCGCGGGCGCGATGCTCGAACGGTACGGCGGCCGCGCCGAGACCACGCCGACGAGCCACGCGACGCTCGCGCTCGCCGCCGACACGCACGCCAACGGCCTACTGGAGGTCACAGTCGCCGCGGACGCGCTCCCCGAGGAGTGGCGTGAATCCGTCGGTGGGGCGTACCTCCCGCATCGCCTGCTGAGTGTTCGGCCGCCGACCGAGGCCGGAGTCGAGGCGTGGCTGGACGACCTCGAACTGTCGTCGGCGCCGCCGATTTGGGCGCAGCGCGGCGCCGTCGACGGCGAACCGGCGGCGTACGTCTGCCGGCGCGCGTGCTCGCCGCCCGTGACGACGACCGGAGAAATCACGGAGTGGCTCGCGGAGTTCCGCGTCACCGCCGACGCGTCGTAA